Proteins co-encoded in one Papilio machaon chromosome 24, ilPapMach1.1, whole genome shotgun sequence genomic window:
- the LOC106720472 gene encoding DNA mismatch repair protein Mlh1 translates to MAEPGIIRKLDENVVNRIAAGEIVQRPANALKELIENSLDANATNIIITVKAGGLKYLQIQDNGTGIRHDNLDIVCERFTTSKLQQYEDLQEISTYGFRGEALASISYISHLTILTKTAADKCAYKASYENSKLKGPIKACAGNNGTQITVEDLFYNVLARKKSLRSATEEYSYIMEVVGGYAIHNSHVGFTLKKFGENTDIKTSIKSTVVENIRIIHGNNIARELLEIELKDETLKMSLHGFVTNVNYSHKRGTMLLFINHRLVDSQSIRKAVDSVYSTYLPKNAHSYVYLSIELDPRNVDVNVHPTKHEVQFLYEEQIIDKIKSCIEAKLLSCNSSRVMYTQARLPGATMVDEIIKKTTDGAKIYAKDLVRVSSDTQKIDKFFQIASKRNENETNNAKETEKIVSEIKDKPIVQINDETSDILENSLIEEPKEIKGKEKWNLHTAVDQANITYIDPKESFKTRTFKYERVETKLTSVKQLRMDVENNCNMNLREILANLIFIACIDCHQSLIQHSTKLYLCNTTKLTEELFYETLLYDFQNFGLIKLSNPLPLEELMMLGLKTQETEWNSQYGEMCEVAKQMTLLLLSKKEMLFEYFSLEMNADGELLALPLLLDGHTPFMGALPTYLVRLVTEVNWDSEKECFDTFCRQTAIFYSQPNPDSIQETQKSEEWKQEHVIFPAIRRNFLPPNRFVTNGVILQIANLSDLYKVFERC, encoded by the exons TTTAGATGCAAATGctacaaacataataataaccGTTAAAGCGGGaggcttaaaatatttacag aTCCAAGACAATGGTACTGGCATTAGGCATGATAATTTAGACATTGTTTGTGAGAGGTTCACAACATCCAAACTTCAACAATATGAGGACCTTCAGGAGATCAGTACATATGGCTTCCGAGGTGAAGCCCTGGCTAGTATCAGCTATATTTCACACCTCACTATACTCACGAAGACAGCGGCTGATAAATGCGCTTATAA GGCTTCATATGAAAATAGTAAACTGAAAGGTCCAATAAAGGCATGTGCTGGTAACAACGGTACACAAATAACTGTCGAAGACCTCTTCTATAATGTATTAGCTCGTAAGAAGTCTCTCCGAAGTGCAACAGAAGAATATTCATATATAATGGAGGTTGTAGGTGGATATGCCATACATAATAGTCATGTTGGCTTCACGTTGAAGAAATTCGGAGAGAATACGGACATCAAAACGTCTATTAAGTCAACAGTGGTGGAAAATATTAGGATT attCATGGAAATAACATCGCCAGGGAGTTGttagaaattgaattaaaGGATGAAACATTGAAAATGTCGCTGCATGGATTTGTTACTAATGTCAATTACTCACATAAGAGAGGAACCATgctcttatttataaatcatcgTTTAGTGGATTCACaga gTATACGAAAAGCGGTGGATTCCGTTTATTCAACATATTTGCCGAAGAATGCACATTCTTATGTCTACCTCAGTATCGAACTAG ATCCAAGAAATGTAGATGTGAATGTACATCCAACAAAACATGAAGTTCAATTTTTGTATGAAGAGCAGAtaattgacaaaattaaatcttgCATTGAAGCAAAACTGCTCAGTTGTAATTCATCCAGGGTTATGTATACgcag GCTCGTCTACCTGGCGCGACAATGGtcgatgaaattattaaaaaaacaaccgaTGGAGCAAAAATTTACGCCAAAGATTTAGTCAGAGTTAGTTCAGATACACagaaaattgataaatttttcCAAATCGCTTCCAAACGTAATGAAAACGAAACAAATAATGCAAAAGAGACGGAGAAAATTGTTTctgaaattaaagataaaccAATCGTACAAATTAATGATGAAACTTCAGATATTCTAGAAAATTCTCTAATAGAGGAaccaaaagaaataaaaggcAAAGAAAAATGGAATTTGCATACCGCAGTGGACCAAgcaaatataacttatatagatCCAAAGGAATCCTTTAAAACCagaacatttaaatatgaGAGGGTAGAAACGAAACTTACAAGTGTTAAACAACTACGTATGGACgtagaaaataattgtaatatgaaTTTGAGAGAAATATTAGCGAATCTAATATTCATCGCTTGCATTGATTGCCATCAATCTTTAATACAACATtctactaaattatatttatgtaatacgaCGAAATTAAC GGAGGAACTTTTCTACGAGACGTTGTTGTACGACTTTCAAAACTTTGGTTTGATCAAGTTGTCGAACCCGTTGCCTCTCGAAGAACTGATGATGTTAGGTCTAAAGACGCAGGAAACAGAATGGAACTCACAATATg gtGAAATGTGCGAAGTGGCAAAGCAAATGACATTACTTCTGCTCAGTAAGAAGGAAATGTTGTTTGAATACTTCTCATTGGAAATGAATGCAGATGGTGAACTTTTGGCGTTGCCTTTGTTGCTtg atGGTCACACTCCATTCATGGGTGCTTTACCAACATATCTAGTTCGTTTAGTTACCGAAGTGAATTGGGATTCAGAGAAGGAATGCTTCGATACTTTCTGTCGTCAGACCGCCATCTTTTATTCTCAACCGAACCCTGATTCTATACAAGAAACACAAAAATCAGAAGAATGGAAACAAGAACATGTCATATTTCCAGCGATACGAAGAAATTTTCTACCTCCAAATAGATTTGTGACTAACGGAGTGATATTACAAATAGCAAACTTGAGTGATTTATATAAAGTGTTTGAACGgtgttga